One region of Anas acuta chromosome Z, bAnaAcu1.1, whole genome shotgun sequence genomic DNA includes:
- the TRIM14 gene encoding tripartite motif-containing protein 14 isoform X1: MALGEPRRGCGAHAGRPLELLCEDCGRCVCALCPALGPHRGHRACLLHHAARHRQELLTLCLKDLEERKEQEAGNRRCIEQAANDLKAHAAMTKKQLSDRMTELQLLLREEESLARNLIDEKTQQALEAHAQQMESCQEKLAALDTFSYRIREMQQNNDIIQFLEKSIEIEKELQESKSQLEQCHPIPLSFEHVLNYYKHLMTGLQSVLQKPLEVRLKEDVFSSLNATTKKEPGTMLKTMSPVDRLLFLKHARSPTWEYDSLHPRLKLSDDRLVVSCNWRRVFYPCGPQRFDKLWQVLSRDGFLSGSHYWEVDLLQAGTGWWIGAAYPSIGRKGDSETCRLGWNRASWCIKRFDFEYWAFHKGERIPLTVEDDPDRVGVFLDYEAGILSFYNVTDGMAHLHTFRCKFTEPVYPALRLWEGSIGTCKLT; the protein is encoded by the exons ATGGCGCTGGGGGAGccgcggcggggctgcggggcacACGCGGGGCGGCCGCTGGAGCTGCTCTGCGAGGACTGCGGCCGCTGTGTCTGCGCCCTCTGCCCCGCGCTGGGGCCGCACCGCGGGCACCGGGCATGCCTGCTGCACCATGCCGCCCGGCACCGGCAG GAACTCCTGACACTGTGTTTGAAGGATctagaagagagaaaggaacaaGAGGCTGGTAACAGAAGGTGTATAGAGCAAGCTGCTAATGATCTGAAG GCACACGCTGCTATGACCAAAAAGCAGCTGTCAGACAGAATGACTGAGCTCCAGTTACTGCTTCGCGAGGAGGAGAGCCTGGCGAGAAATTTAATTGACGAAAAGACTCAGCAAGCCCTGGAAGCACATGCTCAGCAGATGGAGTCCTGTCAAGAAAAGCTTGCAGCCCTGGACACCTTTTCATATCGAATCAGAGAAATGCAGCAGAACAATGATATCATTCAGTTTCTGGAG AAATCCATAGAAATCGAGAAGGAACTGCAGGAGTCAAAGAGCCAGCTCGAACAGTGTCACCCGATACCTCTCTCATTTGAGCATGTGCTCAACTACTACAAGCATCTCATGACAGGGCTTCAGTCCGTTCTACAGAAACCACTAGAGGTCCGGCTTAAAGAAG ACGTTTTCAGCAGCCTGAATGCTACCACAAAGAAGGAGCCTGGAACAATGCTGAAAACCATGTCTCCTGTTGATCGGTTGCTTTTCTTAAAAC ATGCAAGATCGCCAACCTGGGAATACGACAGCCTTCATCCGAGGCTGAAGTTGTCTGACGACCGTCTAGTTGTAAGCTGCAACTGGAGGAGGGTATTTTACCCCTGTGGCCCCCAGCGATTCGATAAATTGTGGCAGGTGCTAAGCAGGGATGGGTTCCTCTCCGGGAGCCATTACTGGGAAGTCGACCTCCTTCaggctggaactgggtggtGGATCGGCGCAGCCTACCCGTCCATCGGCAGGAAGGGAGACTCTGAAACCTGCCGCCTGGGCTGGAATCGAGCATCGTGGTGCATCAAAAGGTTTGATTTCGAATACTGGGCATTCCACAAGGGGGAGAGGATCCCTCTCACAGTAGAAGATGACCCTGACCGCGTTGGTGTTTTTCTGGATTACGAGGCAGGGATCCTTTCCTTCTACAACGTTACAGATGGCATGGCTCACCTGCACACCTTCCGCTGCAAGTTCACAGAGCCAGTGTACCCAGCCTTGAGGCTCTGGGAGGGGTCCATTGGCACATGCAAGCTGACATAA
- the TRIM14 gene encoding tripartite motif-containing protein 14 isoform X2, whose protein sequence is MALGEPRRGCGAHAGRPLELLCEDCGRCVCALCPALGPHRGHRACLLHHAARHRQELLTLCLKDLEERKEQEAGNRRCIEQAANDLKKSIEIEKELQESKSQLEQCHPIPLSFEHVLNYYKHLMTGLQSVLQKPLEVRLKEDVFSSLNATTKKEPGTMLKTMSPVDRLLFLKHARSPTWEYDSLHPRLKLSDDRLVVSCNWRRVFYPCGPQRFDKLWQVLSRDGFLSGSHYWEVDLLQAGTGWWIGAAYPSIGRKGDSETCRLGWNRASWCIKRFDFEYWAFHKGERIPLTVEDDPDRVGVFLDYEAGILSFYNVTDGMAHLHTFRCKFTEPVYPALRLWEGSIGTCKLT, encoded by the exons ATGGCGCTGGGGGAGccgcggcggggctgcggggcacACGCGGGGCGGCCGCTGGAGCTGCTCTGCGAGGACTGCGGCCGCTGTGTCTGCGCCCTCTGCCCCGCGCTGGGGCCGCACCGCGGGCACCGGGCATGCCTGCTGCACCATGCCGCCCGGCACCGGCAG GAACTCCTGACACTGTGTTTGAAGGATctagaagagagaaaggaacaaGAGGCTGGTAACAGAAGGTGTATAGAGCAAGCTGCTAATGATCTGAAG AAATCCATAGAAATCGAGAAGGAACTGCAGGAGTCAAAGAGCCAGCTCGAACAGTGTCACCCGATACCTCTCTCATTTGAGCATGTGCTCAACTACTACAAGCATCTCATGACAGGGCTTCAGTCCGTTCTACAGAAACCACTAGAGGTCCGGCTTAAAGAAG ACGTTTTCAGCAGCCTGAATGCTACCACAAAGAAGGAGCCTGGAACAATGCTGAAAACCATGTCTCCTGTTGATCGGTTGCTTTTCTTAAAAC ATGCAAGATCGCCAACCTGGGAATACGACAGCCTTCATCCGAGGCTGAAGTTGTCTGACGACCGTCTAGTTGTAAGCTGCAACTGGAGGAGGGTATTTTACCCCTGTGGCCCCCAGCGATTCGATAAATTGTGGCAGGTGCTAAGCAGGGATGGGTTCCTCTCCGGGAGCCATTACTGGGAAGTCGACCTCCTTCaggctggaactgggtggtGGATCGGCGCAGCCTACCCGTCCATCGGCAGGAAGGGAGACTCTGAAACCTGCCGCCTGGGCTGGAATCGAGCATCGTGGTGCATCAAAAGGTTTGATTTCGAATACTGGGCATTCCACAAGGGGGAGAGGATCCCTCTCACAGTAGAAGATGACCCTGACCGCGTTGGTGTTTTTCTGGATTACGAGGCAGGGATCCTTTCCTTCTACAACGTTACAGATGGCATGGCTCACCTGCACACCTTCCGCTGCAAGTTCACAGAGCCAGTGTACCCAGCCTTGAGGCTCTGGGAGGGGTCCATTGGCACATGCAAGCTGACATAA